A window of Tursiops truncatus isolate mTurTru1 chromosome 8, mTurTru1.mat.Y, whole genome shotgun sequence contains these coding sequences:
- the SLC37A4 gene encoding glucose-6-phosphate exchanger SLC37A4 isoform X1, producing MAARGYSYYRTVIFSAMFGGYSLYYFNRKTFSFVMPSLVEEVPLDKDDLGLITSSQSAAYAISKFVSGVLSDQMSARWLFSSGLLLVGLVNVVFSWSSAVPVFAALWFLNGLAQGLGWPPCGKVLRKWFEPSQFGTWWAVLSTSMNLAGGLGPILATILAQSYSWRSTLALSGALCVVVSFLCLLLIHNEPADVGLRNLDPTPSKGKKGSLKEESTLQQLLLTPYLWVLSTGYLVVFGVKTCCTDWGQFFLIQERGQSALVGSSYMSALEVGGLVGSIAAGYLSDRAMAKARLSMYGSPRHGLLLFMMAGMTVSMYLFRVTVTSDSPKLWILVLGAVFGFSSYGPIALFGVIANESAPPNLCGTSHAIVGLMANVGGFLAGLPFSTIAKHYSWSTAFWVAEVICAASTGAFFLLRNIRTKMGRVPKKAE from the exons ATGGCGGCCCGAGGCTACAGCTATTACCGCACTGTGATCTTCTCGGCCATGTTTGGAGGCTACAGCCTGTACTACTTCAACCGCAAGACCTTCTCTTTTGTCATGCCGTCGCTGGTGGAGGAGGTCCCTCTGGACAAGGATGACTTGG ggcTCATCACCAGCAGCCAGTCGGCAGCCTACGCCATCAGCAAGTTTGTGAGCGGGGTGCTGTCTGACCAGATGAGTGCTCGTTGGCTCTTTTCTTCCGGGCTTCTCCTGGTTGGCCTGGTCAACGTAGTCTTTTCCTGGAGCTCCGCAGTACCCGTCTTTGCTGCTCTCTGGTTCCTCAATGGCCTGGCACAGGGGCTGGGCTGGCCCCCATGTGGCAAGGTCCTGCGGAAG TGGTTTGAGCCATCTCAATTTGGCACTTGGTGGGCCGTCCTATCAACAAGCATGAACCTGGCTGGAGGGCTGGGCCCCATCCTGGCAACCATCCTCGCCCAGAGCTATAGCTGGCGCAGCACGCTGGCCCTGTCTGGGGCACTGTGTGTGGTTgtctccttcctctgtctcctgcTCATCCACAATGAACCTGCTGATGTTGGACTCCGCAACCTGGACCCCACCCCCTCCAAGGGCAAGAAGG gctcccTGAAGGAGGAGAGTACCTTACAGCAGCTGCTGCTGACCCCCTACCTGTGGGTGCTCTCCACTGGCTACCTTGTGGTGTTTGGAGTAAAGACGTGCTGTACTGACTGGGGCCAGTTCTTCCTTATCCAGGAGAGAGGACAGTCAGCCCTCGTGG GCAGCTCCTACATGAGTGCCCTGGAGGTTGGGGGCCTTGTAGGCAGCATCGCAGCTGGCTACCTGTCAGACCGGGCCATGGCCAAG GCGCGGCTGTCCATGTACGGGAGCCCCCGCCATGGCTTGCTGCTGTTCATGATGGCTGGCATGACAGTGTCCATGTACCTCTTCCGGGTAACTGTGACCAGTGACTCCCCCAAG CTCTGGATCCTGGTGTTGGGAGCTGTGTTTGGTTTCTCCTCTTATGGTCCCATTGCCTTGTTCGGAGTTATAGCCAATGAGAGTGCCCCTCCCAACTTGTGTGGCACCTCCCATGCCATTGTGGGACTCATGGCCAATG TGGGCGGCTTTCTGGCTGGGTTGCCCTTCAGCACCATTGCGAAGCATTACAGCTGGAGCACAGCGTTCTGGGTGGCTGAAGTGATCTGTGCAGCCAGCACAGGTGCCTTCTTCCTTCTACGAAACATCCGCACCAAGATGGGCCGAGTGCCCAAGAAGGCTGAGTGA
- the SLC37A4 gene encoding glucose-6-phosphate exchanger SLC37A4 isoform X5 produces the protein MAARGYSYYRTVIFSAMFGGYSLYYFNRKTFSFVMPSLVEEVPLDKDDLGLITSSQSAAYAISKFVSGVLSDQMSARWLFSSGLLLVGLVNVVFSWSSAVPVFAALWFLNGLAQGLGWPPCGKVLRKWFEPSQFGTWWAVLSTSMNLAGGLGPILATILAQSYSWRSTLALSGALCVVVSFLCLLLIHNEPADVGLRNLDPTPSKGKKGSLKEESTLQQLLLTPYLWVLSTGYLVVFGVKTCCTDWGQFFLIQERGQSALVGSSYMSALEVGGLVGSIAAGYLSDRAMAKARLSMYGSPRHGLLLFMMAGMTVSMYLFRVTVTSDSPKDVAFWTPALHPLAELTGFTEHELWILVLGAVFGFSSYGPIALFGVIANESAPPNLCGTSHAIVGLMANVGGFLAGLPFSTIAKHYSWSTAFWVAEVICAASTGAFFLLRNIRTKMGRVPKKAE, from the exons ATGGCGGCCCGAGGCTACAGCTATTACCGCACTGTGATCTTCTCGGCCATGTTTGGAGGCTACAGCCTGTACTACTTCAACCGCAAGACCTTCTCTTTTGTCATGCCGTCGCTGGTGGAGGAGGTCCCTCTGGACAAGGATGACTTGG ggcTCATCACCAGCAGCCAGTCGGCAGCCTACGCCATCAGCAAGTTTGTGAGCGGGGTGCTGTCTGACCAGATGAGTGCTCGTTGGCTCTTTTCTTCCGGGCTTCTCCTGGTTGGCCTGGTCAACGTAGTCTTTTCCTGGAGCTCCGCAGTACCCGTCTTTGCTGCTCTCTGGTTCCTCAATGGCCTGGCACAGGGGCTGGGCTGGCCCCCATGTGGCAAGGTCCTGCGGAAG TGGTTTGAGCCATCTCAATTTGGCACTTGGTGGGCCGTCCTATCAACAAGCATGAACCTGGCTGGAGGGCTGGGCCCCATCCTGGCAACCATCCTCGCCCAGAGCTATAGCTGGCGCAGCACGCTGGCCCTGTCTGGGGCACTGTGTGTGGTTgtctccttcctctgtctcctgcTCATCCACAATGAACCTGCTGATGTTGGACTCCGCAACCTGGACCCCACCCCCTCCAAGGGCAAGAAGG gctcccTGAAGGAGGAGAGTACCTTACAGCAGCTGCTGCTGACCCCCTACCTGTGGGTGCTCTCCACTGGCTACCTTGTGGTGTTTGGAGTAAAGACGTGCTGTACTGACTGGGGCCAGTTCTTCCTTATCCAGGAGAGAGGACAGTCAGCCCTCGTGG GCAGCTCCTACATGAGTGCCCTGGAGGTTGGGGGCCTTGTAGGCAGCATCGCAGCTGGCTACCTGTCAGACCGGGCCATGGCCAAG GCGCGGCTGTCCATGTACGGGAGCCCCCGCCATGGCTTGCTGCTGTTCATGATGGCTGGCATGACAGTGTCCATGTACCTCTTCCGGGTAACTGTGACCAGTGACTCCCCCAAG GATGTTGCTTTCTGGACTCCGGCTCTTCACCCTCTCGCTGAGCTCACAGGCTTTACAGAGCATGAG CTCTGGATCCTGGTGTTGGGAGCTGTGTTTGGTTTCTCCTCTTATGGTCCCATTGCCTTGTTCGGAGTTATAGCCAATGAGAGTGCCCCTCCCAACTTGTGTGGCACCTCCCATGCCATTGTGGGACTCATGGCCAATG TGGGCGGCTTTCTGGCTGGGTTGCCCTTCAGCACCATTGCGAAGCATTACAGCTGGAGCACAGCGTTCTGGGTGGCTGAAGTGATCTGTGCAGCCAGCACAGGTGCCTTCTTCCTTCTACGAAACATCCGCACCAAGATGGGCCGAGTGCCCAAGAAGGCTGAGTGA
- the SLC37A4 gene encoding glucose-6-phosphate exchanger SLC37A4 isoform X3 yields the protein MAARGYSYYRTVIFSAMFGGYSLYYFNRKTFSFVMPSLVEEVPLDKDDLGLITSSQSAAYAISKFVSGVLSDQMSARWLFSSGLLLVGLVNVVFSWSSAVPVFAALWFLNGLAQGLGWPPCGKVLRKWFEPSQFGTWWAVLSTSMNLAGGLGPILATILAQSYSWRSTLALSGALCVVVSFLCLLLIHNEPADVGLRNLDPTPSKGKKGSSYMSALEVGGLVGSIAAGYLSDRAMAKARLSMYGSPRHGLLLFMMAGMTVSMYLFRVTVTSDSPKLWILVLGAVFGFSSYGPIALFGVIANESAPPNLCGTSHAIVGLMANVGGFLAGLPFSTIAKHYSWSTAFWVAEVICAASTGAFFLLRNIRTKMGRVPKKAE from the exons ATGGCGGCCCGAGGCTACAGCTATTACCGCACTGTGATCTTCTCGGCCATGTTTGGAGGCTACAGCCTGTACTACTTCAACCGCAAGACCTTCTCTTTTGTCATGCCGTCGCTGGTGGAGGAGGTCCCTCTGGACAAGGATGACTTGG ggcTCATCACCAGCAGCCAGTCGGCAGCCTACGCCATCAGCAAGTTTGTGAGCGGGGTGCTGTCTGACCAGATGAGTGCTCGTTGGCTCTTTTCTTCCGGGCTTCTCCTGGTTGGCCTGGTCAACGTAGTCTTTTCCTGGAGCTCCGCAGTACCCGTCTTTGCTGCTCTCTGGTTCCTCAATGGCCTGGCACAGGGGCTGGGCTGGCCCCCATGTGGCAAGGTCCTGCGGAAG TGGTTTGAGCCATCTCAATTTGGCACTTGGTGGGCCGTCCTATCAACAAGCATGAACCTGGCTGGAGGGCTGGGCCCCATCCTGGCAACCATCCTCGCCCAGAGCTATAGCTGGCGCAGCACGCTGGCCCTGTCTGGGGCACTGTGTGTGGTTgtctccttcctctgtctcctgcTCATCCACAATGAACCTGCTGATGTTGGACTCCGCAACCTGGACCCCACCCCCTCCAAGGGCAAGAAGG GCAGCTCCTACATGAGTGCCCTGGAGGTTGGGGGCCTTGTAGGCAGCATCGCAGCTGGCTACCTGTCAGACCGGGCCATGGCCAAG GCGCGGCTGTCCATGTACGGGAGCCCCCGCCATGGCTTGCTGCTGTTCATGATGGCTGGCATGACAGTGTCCATGTACCTCTTCCGGGTAACTGTGACCAGTGACTCCCCCAAG CTCTGGATCCTGGTGTTGGGAGCTGTGTTTGGTTTCTCCTCTTATGGTCCCATTGCCTTGTTCGGAGTTATAGCCAATGAGAGTGCCCCTCCCAACTTGTGTGGCACCTCCCATGCCATTGTGGGACTCATGGCCAATG TGGGCGGCTTTCTGGCTGGGTTGCCCTTCAGCACCATTGCGAAGCATTACAGCTGGAGCACAGCGTTCTGGGTGGCTGAAGTGATCTGTGCAGCCAGCACAGGTGCCTTCTTCCTTCTACGAAACATCCGCACCAAGATGGGCCGAGTGCCCAAGAAGGCTGAGTGA
- the SLC37A4 gene encoding glucose-6-phosphate exchanger SLC37A4 isoform X4 yields MAARGYSYYRTVIFSAMFGGYSLYYFNRKTFSFVMPSLVEEVPLDKDDLGLITSSQSAAYAISKFVSGVLSDQMSARWLFSSGLLLVGLVNVVFSWSSAVPVFAALWFLNGLAQGLGWPPCGKVLRKWFEPSQFGTWWAVLSTSMNLAGGLGPILATILAQSYSWRSTLALSGALCVVVSFLCLLLIHNEPADVGLRNLDPTPSKGKKGSLKEESTLQQLLLTPYLWVLSTGYLVVFGVKTCCTDWGQFFLIQERGQSALVGSSYMSALEVGGLVGSIAAGYLSDRAMAKARLSMYGSPRHGLLLFMMAGMTVSMYLFRVTVTSDSPKWAAFWLGCPSAPLRSITAGAQRSGWLK; encoded by the exons ATGGCGGCCCGAGGCTACAGCTATTACCGCACTGTGATCTTCTCGGCCATGTTTGGAGGCTACAGCCTGTACTACTTCAACCGCAAGACCTTCTCTTTTGTCATGCCGTCGCTGGTGGAGGAGGTCCCTCTGGACAAGGATGACTTGG ggcTCATCACCAGCAGCCAGTCGGCAGCCTACGCCATCAGCAAGTTTGTGAGCGGGGTGCTGTCTGACCAGATGAGTGCTCGTTGGCTCTTTTCTTCCGGGCTTCTCCTGGTTGGCCTGGTCAACGTAGTCTTTTCCTGGAGCTCCGCAGTACCCGTCTTTGCTGCTCTCTGGTTCCTCAATGGCCTGGCACAGGGGCTGGGCTGGCCCCCATGTGGCAAGGTCCTGCGGAAG TGGTTTGAGCCATCTCAATTTGGCACTTGGTGGGCCGTCCTATCAACAAGCATGAACCTGGCTGGAGGGCTGGGCCCCATCCTGGCAACCATCCTCGCCCAGAGCTATAGCTGGCGCAGCACGCTGGCCCTGTCTGGGGCACTGTGTGTGGTTgtctccttcctctgtctcctgcTCATCCACAATGAACCTGCTGATGTTGGACTCCGCAACCTGGACCCCACCCCCTCCAAGGGCAAGAAGG gctcccTGAAGGAGGAGAGTACCTTACAGCAGCTGCTGCTGACCCCCTACCTGTGGGTGCTCTCCACTGGCTACCTTGTGGTGTTTGGAGTAAAGACGTGCTGTACTGACTGGGGCCAGTTCTTCCTTATCCAGGAGAGAGGACAGTCAGCCCTCGTGG GCAGCTCCTACATGAGTGCCCTGGAGGTTGGGGGCCTTGTAGGCAGCATCGCAGCTGGCTACCTGTCAGACCGGGCCATGGCCAAG GCGCGGCTGTCCATGTACGGGAGCCCCCGCCATGGCTTGCTGCTGTTCATGATGGCTGGCATGACAGTGTCCATGTACCTCTTCCGGGTAACTGTGACCAGTGACTCCCCCAAG TGGGCGGCTTTCTGGCTGGGTTGCCCTTCAGCACCATTGCGAAGCATTACAGCTGGAGCACAGCGTTCTGGGTGGCTGAAGTGA
- the SLC37A4 gene encoding glucose-6-phosphate exchanger SLC37A4 isoform X2 — translation MTWVSCSLLPSPAGLITSSQSAAYAISKFVSGVLSDQMSARWLFSSGLLLVGLVNVVFSWSSAVPVFAALWFLNGLAQGLGWPPCGKVLRKWFEPSQFGTWWAVLSTSMNLAGGLGPILATILAQSYSWRSTLALSGALCVVVSFLCLLLIHNEPADVGLRNLDPTPSKGKKGSLKEESTLQQLLLTPYLWVLSTGYLVVFGVKTCCTDWGQFFLIQERGQSALVGSSYMSALEVGGLVGSIAAGYLSDRAMAKARLSMYGSPRHGLLLFMMAGMTVSMYLFRVTVTSDSPKLWILVLGAVFGFSSYGPIALFGVIANESAPPNLCGTSHAIVGLMANVGGFLAGLPFSTIAKHYSWSTAFWVAEVICAASTGAFFLLRNIRTKMGRVPKKAE, via the exons ATGACTTGG GTGTcctgctccctgctcccctcccctgcagggcTCATCACCAGCAGCCAGTCGGCAGCCTACGCCATCAGCAAGTTTGTGAGCGGGGTGCTGTCTGACCAGATGAGTGCTCGTTGGCTCTTTTCTTCCGGGCTTCTCCTGGTTGGCCTGGTCAACGTAGTCTTTTCCTGGAGCTCCGCAGTACCCGTCTTTGCTGCTCTCTGGTTCCTCAATGGCCTGGCACAGGGGCTGGGCTGGCCCCCATGTGGCAAGGTCCTGCGGAAG TGGTTTGAGCCATCTCAATTTGGCACTTGGTGGGCCGTCCTATCAACAAGCATGAACCTGGCTGGAGGGCTGGGCCCCATCCTGGCAACCATCCTCGCCCAGAGCTATAGCTGGCGCAGCACGCTGGCCCTGTCTGGGGCACTGTGTGTGGTTgtctccttcctctgtctcctgcTCATCCACAATGAACCTGCTGATGTTGGACTCCGCAACCTGGACCCCACCCCCTCCAAGGGCAAGAAGG gctcccTGAAGGAGGAGAGTACCTTACAGCAGCTGCTGCTGACCCCCTACCTGTGGGTGCTCTCCACTGGCTACCTTGTGGTGTTTGGAGTAAAGACGTGCTGTACTGACTGGGGCCAGTTCTTCCTTATCCAGGAGAGAGGACAGTCAGCCCTCGTGG GCAGCTCCTACATGAGTGCCCTGGAGGTTGGGGGCCTTGTAGGCAGCATCGCAGCTGGCTACCTGTCAGACCGGGCCATGGCCAAG GCGCGGCTGTCCATGTACGGGAGCCCCCGCCATGGCTTGCTGCTGTTCATGATGGCTGGCATGACAGTGTCCATGTACCTCTTCCGGGTAACTGTGACCAGTGACTCCCCCAAG CTCTGGATCCTGGTGTTGGGAGCTGTGTTTGGTTTCTCCTCTTATGGTCCCATTGCCTTGTTCGGAGTTATAGCCAATGAGAGTGCCCCTCCCAACTTGTGTGGCACCTCCCATGCCATTGTGGGACTCATGGCCAATG TGGGCGGCTTTCTGGCTGGGTTGCCCTTCAGCACCATTGCGAAGCATTACAGCTGGAGCACAGCGTTCTGGGTGGCTGAAGTGATCTGTGCAGCCAGCACAGGTGCCTTCTTCCTTCTACGAAACATCCGCACCAAGATGGGCCGAGTGCCCAAGAAGGCTGAGTGA
- the TRAPPC4 gene encoding trafficking protein particle complex subunit 4, with product MAIFSVFVVNKAGGLIYQLDSYAPRAEAEKTFSYPLDLLLKLHDDRVLVAFGQRDGIRVGHAVLAINGVDVSGKYTADGKEVLEYLGNPANYPVSIRFGRPRLTSNEKLMLASMFHSLFAIGSQLSPEQGSSGIEMLETDTFKLHCFQTLTGIKFVVLADPRQAGIDSLLRKIYEIYSDFALKNPFYSLEMPIRCELFDQNLKLALEVAEKAGTFGPGS from the exons ATGGCGATTTTCAGTGTGTTTGTggtgaacaaagctggaggcctcATTTACCAGTTGGACAGCTACGCGCCACGGGCCGAGGCTGAGAAAACTTTCAGTTACCCGCTTGATCTGCTGCTCAAACTGCATGACGATCGTGTGCTGGTTGCCTTCGGCCAGCGCGACGGCATCCGGG TGGGCCACGCAGTGCTGGCCATCAATGGTGTGGATGTGAGCGGCAAGTACACGGCCGATGGGAAAGAGGTGCTGGAGTACCTGGGCAACCCTGCTAACTACCCGGTGTCCATTCGATTCGGCCGGCCTCGCCTCACCtccaatgagaagctcatgctgGCCTCCATGTTCCACTC GCTGTTCGCAATCGGCTCCCAGCTGTCTCCTGAACAGGGCAGCTCAGGCATTGAGATGCTGGAGACAGACACATTCAAACTGCACTGCTTCCAGACATTGACAG GGATAAAGTTTGTGGTGCTGGCGGATCCTAGGCAGGCTGGGATAGATTCTCTTCTCCGAAAGATTTATGAGATTTACTCAGACTTTGCCCTGAAGAATCCATTTTACTCCCTGGAAATGCCCATCAG GTGTGAGCTGTTTGACCAGAACCTGAAGTTAGCCCTGGAGGTGGCAGAGAAGGCTGGAACTTTTGGACCTGGGTCTTAG
- the RPS25 gene encoding small ribosomal subunit protein eS25 produces MPPKDDKKKKDAGKSAKKDKDPVNKSGGKAKKKKWSKGKVRDKLNNLVLFDKATYDKLCKEVPNYKLITPAVVSERLKIRGSLARAALQELLSKGLIKLVSKHRAQVIYTRNTKGGDAPAAGEDA; encoded by the exons ATG CCGCCCAAGGAtgacaagaagaagaaagatgcCGGAAAGTCGGCCAAGAAAGACAAAGACCCAGTGAACAAGTCTGGGGGCAAGGCCAAAAAGAAG AAGTGGTCCAAAGGCAAAGTTCGGGACAAGCTCAATAACCTAGTCTTGTTCGACAAAGCAACATATGACAAACTCTGTAAAGAAGTTCCCAACTATAAGCTTATAACTCCAGCTGTCGTCTCTGAGAGACTGAAGATTCGTGGCTCCCTGGCCAGGGCAGCCTTGCAGGAGCTGCTTAGTAAAG GACTTATTAAACTGGTTTCAAAGCACAGAGCTCAAGTAATTTACACCAGAAATACTAAGGGTGGAGATGCTCCAGCTGCTGGTGAAGATGCATGA